The proteins below come from a single Metarhizium brunneum chromosome 1, complete sequence genomic window:
- the pld1 gene encoding Phospholipase yields MSTTPQNATPSSAEFLSRVQLPPSPPIRLQPVSTDPTESYENTKPNTEASDYWNGGQQHKDVSPTANGHEVAPGQVDQKRSQPSPGEAEHSVEIPAASSGDHDGSAAAGRRSVQFARQDPQLLSAGGHSRQGSWDGPETPGRHKSLSIMSKIKALASAPSTPSLKSPIAPPFAESASQSATNSPTSTRFGTRLPNILTEEQSDAEADVDADADADVDETADESAIPENGTRKKKKRRMRRFAKGLPSTPSTPSRFASDADTWGAYNRLLRRRASMPDTSMASENPEQVLSEGDTRSGPKRRPFRRGHSFMGTTTQPPGEGDDLNDMESSAVVGRRNGHLRRITVFGGGGVSDGDAMTPRRPFFNSERASNFGAQKWKQVKSTLKLLRQKKEDRFDYFKSAELMAELRAGAPAVLMLASMIQRDEHGNKRIPVLLEQLKLKIKDSSPIPDDDKDRHWIFTMELEYGSGPSRMCWTVIRTIRDIYNLHFRYRFALNNDKYMLGRDLGGRPKQPKFPYSAFPYLRRARNKDDDSDEDERASVRGDETAGEGTGGEGTAPEDHGDGTHDEQHQPTRKKSRANLWGMRRRSTGFTDPGELSNAEGTAQAIDIATRRQRYVEKQRRILEKYLSEMIRWLMFRADSNRLCRFLELSALGVRLAAEGSYHGKEGYLHIQSSKGLDFRRVLTPAKVIARHSRKWFLVRQSYIVCVESPENMNIYDVYLVDSKFSISSKKNALQQIGSKDKAKEIDLTVEALPQKHHTLTLHTSERKVRLFSRYQSVMKQFEDSINEMLKQTAWYEKKRFGSFAPVRNGVFAQWLVDGRDYMWNVSRAINMARDVIYIHDWWLSPELYMRRPACISQKWRLDRLLQKKAREGVKIFIIIYRNVEAAIPIDSEYTKFSLLNLHPNIFVQRSPNQFKKNQFFFAHHEKICIVDHDVAFLGGIDLCFGRWDSPQHPIVDDKPTGFEMTEQPKDAEHCQLFPGKDYSNPRVQDFFRLNEPYEEMYDRSKVPRMPWHDVSMQVVGQPARDLTRHFVQRWNYLRRGRKPTRPLPFLLPPPDAKLDELEALGLTGTCEVQILRSATTWSLGTDETEHSIQNAYIKMIEDSEHFVYMENQFFITSTEAYNTKIVNRIGDALVERIIRAHKNEEDWRCAIMIPLMPGFQNTVDEQEGTSVRLILMCQYKSICRGEQSIFGRLRAVDIEPEDYIGFYCLRQWGVMSNDALVTEQLYIHAKTIIVDDRVALIGSANINERSMLGTRDSECAAIVRDTDMIESTMAGKPYQVGRFAHTLRLRLMREHLGLDVDEILEEERQQELDRDVFEKEMEEIYREDNADIGVGSSKTRQDSLLTPRQRSFNYELDMEHAKALQDTSLPSSESESESEAGSKKGKEADVGLSPQQKKQQRLDVSGYGEDQWKLAEQSGLDEGRDSVIVGGREVLVHGMNTEGRGTICQPKPPHELVIMSDNRHLGNEGPGTGDLPPMPAMNRRTTEQLGLLRPAQLPPLPVADDTDIGGPAVHVDPTTGRPKSGAFHPMAADITPTDISKDCMRDPLLTSFIDDIWNRAALNNTKIYRRVFRCMPDSEVRTWQEYREYVDYGTRFRASMEGKPNGEESESKAETNNQVESTAGGAGIGAPGPEAIVAAAKEKTMKQLPFLEQDMGKLDITVAQNGDGELNEKSMEPAQQPRGPLDSNPVQRSEKIADASPTTVPNGHVGVPVPEEAPAKLLEPQASRNTDRKTAFATLDKPPSRETPNIPSQAQFGSVKKRRRANTKGSRRGFSLEDMPSRADAEELLKLVQGNIVQFPYDWLLTEEQNGNWGYQVDGVAPLSI; encoded by the coding sequence ATGAGCACAACACCGCAGAATGCAACTCCCTCAAGTGCCGAATTCCTCTCTCGAGTTCAGTTGCCCCCCAGCCCCCCGATTCGCCTACAACCCGTATCGACTGATCCGACCGAGAGCTATGAGAACACAAAGCCAAATACGGAAGCATCAGATTACTGGAATGGGGGGCAACAACACAAAGATGTGTCCCCTACCGCAAACGGCCATGAGGTTGCACCTGGCCAAGTAGACCAGAAGAGGTCTCAGCCATCCCCTGGCGAGGCAGAGCACAGTGTCGAAATCCCCGCCGCTTCTTCAGGAGACCATGATGGCTCTGCTGCAGCTGGGAGAAGAAGTGTTCAGTTTGCGAGGCAAGATCCCCAGCTGCTGTCTGCAGGCGGTCACAGCCGTCAAGGTTCATGGGATGGACCCGAAACTCCTGGAAGACACAAGAGCTTGTCCATAATGTCCAAGATCAAGGCTTTGGCCAGCGCGCCCAGCACTCCATCTCTGAAATCTCCAATTGCACCACCATTCGCCGAGTCTGCTTCTCAATCCGCTACCAACTCCCCTACTTCAACACGCTTCGGCACTCGGCTTCCCAATATTCTTACTGAAGAGCAGTCTGACGCCGAGGCcgatgtcgatgctgatgctgatgctgacgTCGACGAGACTGCTGATGAATCAGCTATCCCGGAGAATGGCAcgcgaaagaagaagaaacgcAGAATGAGGCGGTTCGCAAAGGGCCTTCCATcgacgccatcaacaccaagtcgTTTCGCAAGCGATGCGGACACCTGGGGCGCATATAACCGCCTACTCCGGCGTCGGGCTAGTATGCCAGATACCTCCATGGCGTCCGAAAACCCTGAGCAGGTATTATCAGAAGGGGACACTAGGAGCGGTCCTAAACGACGACCATTCAGGCGTGGACACTCATTCATGGGAACGACCACGCAACCGCCTGGCGAAGGTGATGACCTGAACGACATGGAAAGTTCTGCTGTTGTAGGTCGCCGCAATGGCCATTTGCGACGAATCACTGTATtcggcggaggcggcgttTCTGATGGTGATGCTATGACGCCTCGCCGGCCATTCTTTAACTCTGAGCGAGCCTCCAACTTTGGCGCACAAAAGTGGAAGCAGGTAAAAAGTACACTGAAGCTCTTGCggcagaagaaggaggaTCGATTCGATTATTTCAAATCAGCGGAACTGATGGCAGAGCTCAGAGCTGGCGCGCCGGCAGTCTTGATGCTTGCTAGTATGATTCAAAGGGACGAGCACGGGAATAAGAGGATCCCTGTTCTCCTCGAACAACTGAAGCTCAAAATTAAAGATAGTTCCCCGATCCCGGATGACGATAAAGACAGACATTGGATTTTCACCATGGAACTCGAATACGGCAGTGGCCCGAGTCGAATGTGCTGGACAGTGATTCGAACCATCAGGGATATCTACAATCTTCATTTCAGGTACAGATTTGCTCTCAACAATGACAAGTATATGCTCGGCCGTGATCTTGGAGGGCGCCCGAAGCAGCCCAAGTTCCCTTATTCTGCCTTCCCGTATCTGCGTCGAGCTCGGAACAAGGATGATGATAGCGACGAGGATGAACGGGCCAGTGTTCGAGGCGATGAAACTGCTGGAGAAGGCACAGGCGGAGAGGGTACCGCGCCCGAGGACCATGGAGACGGCACACATGacgagcagcaccagccgaCGAGAAAAAAGTCGCGTGCCAATTTATGGGGCATGAGACGACGCTCAACTGGATTTACGGACCCCGGGGAGCTGTCAAATGCTGAAGGCACCGCTCAAGCTATCGACATAGCCACCCGCAGACAACGCTACGTGGAAAAACAAAGACGCATCCTTGAAAAATACCTATCAGAAATGATACGATGGCTCATGTTCAGAGCTGATAGCAACCGCCTTTGTCGATTTCTGGAGCTGTCTGCTCTTGGTGTCCGTCTTGCTGCAGAGGGGAGCTATCATGGCAAAGAGGGATATCTGCACATACAGTCATCCAAGGGACTTGATTTCCGCCGAGTCCTGACCCCAGCAAAGGTTATTGCTCGCCATAGCCGTAAGTGGTTCTTGGTTCGCCAGAGCTATATAGTTTGTGTCGAGTCACCAGAAAACATGAATATTTATGACGTGTATCTGGTCGACTCCAAATTCAGCATCAGCTCCAAGAAGAATGCGCTTCAACAGATCGGCTCAAAAGATAAGGCAAAGGAGATTGACCTCACTGTTGAGGCACTCCCCCAAAAGCACCATACTCTGACACTCCATACATCCGAACGCAAAGTACGTCTGTTTTCAAGATATCAGTCCGTCATGAAACAATTTGAGGACTCAATCAATGAAATGCTCAAACAGACTGCATGGTACGAGAAGAAGCGATTCGGCAGTTTCGCGCCTGTCCGAAATGGAGTCTTCGCACAGTGGCTCGTAGATGGCAGGGACTACATGTGGAATGTCTCCCGGGCAATTAACATGGCCAGGGATGTCATTTACATTCATGACTGGTGGCTGAGCCCTGAGTTGTACATGCGACGACCAGCATGTATCAGCCAGAAGTGGCGGCTTGACCGGCTCTTGCAGAAGAAAGCCAGAGAGGGTGTCAAGATTTTTATCATCATCTACCGGAATGTCGAGGCCGCCATCCCCATCGATTCCGAGTACACCAAGTTCTCACTATTAAACCTGCATCCAAATATTTTTGTACAACGGTCGCCTAACCAGTTCAAGAAGAACCAATTTTTCTTTGCACACCATGAAAAGATTTGTATTGTTGACCACGACGTGGCCTTCCTTGGTGGTATCGACTTGTGCTTTGGCCGTTGGGACAGTCCCCAACACCCCATCGTTGATGATAAACCTACTGGATTTGAGATGACAGAGCAACCAAAGGATGCAGAGCACTGCCAGCTGTTTCCTGGAAAGGACTACTCTAATCCCAGAGTCCAGGATTTTTTCAGACTCAACGAGCCATACGAAGAAATGTACGATCGCAGCAAGGTGCCTCGAATGCCATGGCATGACGTTTCTATGCAGGTTGTTGGGCAACCAGCGCGAGATTTGACTCGCCATTTTGTTCAGCGATGGAACTACCTCCGTCGCGGACGGAAACCAACCCGACCTTTACCGTTCTTGCTGCCTCCTCCAGATGCAAAACTGGATGAGTTGGAAGCCCTCGGTTTGACTGGAACGTGCGAAGTGCAGATACTTCGTTCCGCAACTACATGGTCTCTTGGAACAGACGAGACGGAACACAGCATTCAAAATGCTTACATCAAAATGATTGAGGACTCGGAACATTTCGTGTACATGGAGAATCAGTTCTTCATAACAAGTACAGAAGCATACAACACCAAGATTGTCAATCGCATTGGCGATGCTCTGGTTGAGCGCATCATTCGCGCCCACAAAAATGAGGAAGATTGGCGCTGTGCAATCATGATTCCTCTAATGCCTGGATTCCAGAATACAGTGGATGAACAAGAAGGAACCAGCGTCAGACTCATTCTCATGTGCCAATACAAGAGTATTTGCCGTGGGGAGCAATCCATATTTGGGCGGCTCCGTGCCGTTGACATCGAGCCTGAGGATTACATCGGCTTCTATTGCCTGCGACAATGGGGTGTGATGAGCAACGATGCCCTCGTGACGGAGCAGCTCTACATCCATGCCAAGACAATCATTGTTGACGATCGAGTTGCTTTGATTGGATCTGCCAATATCAACGAGCGCTCAATGCTTGGGACACGAGACTCTGAATGCGCTGCGATTGTGCGCGACACAGACATGATTGAATCAACCATGGCTGGAAAGCCCTACCAAGTTGGACGGTTCGCGCATACTCTCCGACTGCGCCTGATGCGAGAAcacctcggcctcgacgtcgacgagatTCTGGAAGAGGAACGACAGCAAGAGCTAGATCGTGATGTGTTTGAGAAGGAGATGGAAGAAATCTATCGCGAGGACAATGCTGATATTGGTGTTGGCTCAAGCAAGACTCGGCAGGATAGTCTCTTGACCCCTCGCCAGAGAAGTTTCAACTATGAACTTGACATGGAACATGCCAAGGCTCTCCAAGACACTTCTTTGCCATCTtcggagtcggagtcggagtcggagGCGGGGTcgaagaagggcaaggaggCAGACGTCGGTTTGAGCCCGCaacagaagaagcagcagcggctAGACGTATCTGGGTATGGCGAGGACCAGTGGAAGCTCGCAGAGCAGTCCGGCTTGGATGAAGGCCGCGACTCTGTCATAGTTGGCGGTCGTGAAGTATTGGTACATGGCATGAATACTGAGGGCAGGGGAACCATCTGTCAGCCGAAGCCACCTCATGAGCTTGTCATCATGTCTGACAATCGACACCTTGGCAATGAGGGTCCTGGAACCGGAGATCTCCCACCTATGCCTGCGATGAATCGACGCACAACAGAGCAGCTTGGTCTCCTTCGACCCGCCCAGCTACCACCTCTCCCGGTGGCTGATGACACTGATATTGGCGGGCCGGCGGTACACGTCGACCCTACAACTGGTCGTCCAAAGAGTGGCGCTTTTCATCCCATGGCTGCCGATATTACACCAACGGACATCTCCAAGGACTGTATGCGGGATCCCCTCCTCACTAGCTTTATCGATGATATTTGGAATCGTGCAGCTCTGAACAACACCAAGATTTACCGCAGAGTTTTCCGATGCATGCCAGATTCCGAAGTGAGGACTTGGCAAGAGTATCGTGAGTACGTGGATTACGGAACGCGTTTCCGTGCGAGCATGGAAGGCAAGCCTAATGGAGAGGAGTCCGAGTCCAAAGCTGAGACTAATAATCAGGTTGAGTCTACTGCTGGCGGAGCGGGCATTGGAGCGCCTGGCCCTGAAGCAATAGTAgctgccgccaaggagaagacAATGAAGCAGCTTCCATTCCTTGAGCAAGATATGGGCAAACTTGATATCACGGTGGCGCAAAATGGTGACGGGGAGCTAAATGAGAAATCAATGGAGCCAGCTCAACAACCACGTGGTCCTCTCGATTCGAATCCCGTCCAAAGATCTGAAAAGATTGCCGATGCTTCGCCTACAACAGTACCAAATGGCCACGTGGGCGTTCCTGTACCTGAGGAAGCCCCTGCTAAGCTTCTGGAACCGCAGGCCAGCAGGAATACGGACCGTAAGACAGCCTTCGCTACATTGGACAAGCCGCCCTCGCGGGAGACTCCCAATATCCCGTCGCAAGCTCAATTCGGGTCCGTCAAAAAGCGTCGTCGTGCCAACACCAAAGGAAGCCGTCGTGGATTCTCCCTCGAAGACATGCCTTCTAGAGCTGATGCCGAAGAGCTACTCAAACTGGTCCAAGGCAACATTGTCCAGTTTCCGTACGATTGGTTGTTAACTGAAGAGCAGAATGGAAACTGGGGCTACCAAGTAGACGGTGTTGCTCCGTTGTCAATCTAG